One stretch of Rosistilla oblonga DNA includes these proteins:
- a CDS encoding sulfatase, with protein MSSNATRFFFGCPVLPLLSRVLFFASCLLLTSVASAAPNVLFIVADDLNCAISPYGDPVAKTPNLERLAKRGLTFTRTYCQQAVCNPSRSSFLTGLRPDTVKVDDLRKYFRNTAAGGSTLVTLPQHFKNHGYFCQNIGKMFHNMGDTQDRRSWSIDEVLFRGTHAADTIYNNTPSGGKPRQFKAPATEAHDVPDTAYRDGQIANLAAAMIRDHATSDQPFFLAVGFWRPHLPFVAPRRYWDLYDADTIPMPDPAAAPEDVPAIAMHPSSEIRGYGGVPKDRPLSEAEVRHLRHGYYASISFIDAQVGEILDALDASGRADDTIVVFTSDHGFHIGERTLWGKTSNFELDARVPLIVVAPRHPASQGKSTPALAELIDLYPTLAQLAGISDDLPRRLEGTSLAPIFEDPKASVKQAAFTQHQQPFYGNPSNWKAWGCSMRTDRWRYTRWTAIDSGDVIARELYDHDHDPLETTNLAADREHEKMIAEFDQTLANAFPERQQ; from the coding sequence ATGTCATCGAATGCAACGCGATTTTTCTTTGGTTGTCCAGTATTGCCGTTGCTTTCTCGCGTCCTGTTCTTCGCCAGTTGCCTCCTGCTGACGTCGGTCGCTAGCGCCGCCCCCAACGTCTTGTTCATCGTCGCCGACGATTTGAACTGTGCGATCAGCCCCTACGGCGATCCCGTTGCCAAGACGCCGAATTTGGAACGCCTTGCCAAACGTGGGCTGACGTTCACGCGGACTTATTGCCAACAAGCGGTCTGCAATCCATCGCGGTCTTCGTTTTTGACGGGGCTGCGTCCCGATACGGTCAAAGTCGACGATCTTCGCAAGTATTTCCGCAATACGGCGGCCGGTGGCAGCACGCTGGTCACGCTCCCCCAGCACTTCAAGAACCACGGATATTTCTGTCAGAACATCGGCAAGATGTTTCACAATATGGGCGACACACAAGACCGCCGCTCGTGGTCGATCGATGAAGTCCTGTTTCGCGGCACCCACGCGGCCGACACGATTTACAACAACACGCCCAGCGGTGGCAAGCCGCGGCAATTTAAGGCTCCGGCGACCGAAGCTCACGACGTTCCCGATACCGCCTATCGCGACGGGCAGATCGCCAATCTGGCGGCGGCGATGATTCGCGATCACGCCACCAGCGACCAACCGTTTTTCCTGGCGGTTGGATTCTGGCGGCCCCACCTGCCGTTTGTCGCTCCGCGGCGGTACTGGGATTTATATGACGCCGACACGATCCCGATGCCCGACCCCGCGGCGGCGCCAGAAGATGTGCCAGCGATCGCGATGCATCCCTCCTCCGAAATCCGCGGCTACGGCGGTGTGCCGAAAGATCGTCCGCTCAGCGAGGCGGAGGTTCGGCATCTGCGCCACGGCTATTACGCATCGATCAGTTTCATCGACGCGCAGGTCGGCGAGATCTTGGACGCTTTGGACGCAAGCGGTCGAGCCGACGACACCATCGTTGTCTTCACGTCCGACCACGGCTTCCACATCGGCGAACGCACGCTATGGGGAAAGACCTCCAATTTTGAACTCGACGCCCGCGTGCCGCTGATCGTTGTCGCCCCACGGCATCCGGCCAGCCAAGGCAAATCGACGCCAGCTCTAGCTGAACTCATCGACCTCTATCCAACTCTCGCCCAGCTCGCTGGCATCTCCGACGACCTCCCGCGGCGACTGGAAGGGACCAGTTTGGCGCCGATCTTCGAAGACCCCAAAGCTTCGGTCAAACAAGCTGCTTTCACTCAACATCAACAACCCTTTTACGGCAATCCCAGCAACTGGAAGGCTTGGGGATGTTCGATGCGAACCGATCGCTGGCGGTACACCCGTTGGACGGCGATCGACAGCGGCGACGTGATCGCGCGGGAACTTTACGATCACGACCACGATCCGCTGGAAACCACCAATCTCGCCGCCGATCGCGAACACGAGAAAATGATCGCGGAATTTGATCAAACATTAGCCAATGCGTTTCCAGAGCGACAACAATAG
- a CDS encoding MarR family winged helix-turn-helix transcriptional regulator translates to MSSSQLQKELKKKRPFESPEQEAILNLLRTNDQFQNRFGRLFREYGLTSSQYNVLRILRGEGNPLPSLEIAERMIQVVPAITGLIDRLEKQGLVTRKRCLEDRRVIYIEITDSALALLKQIDEPLLSLHKRLIGHLNRTELKELSRLLEKARLSLPGLDD, encoded by the coding sequence ATGTCCAGCAGCCAGTTGCAAAAAGAACTCAAGAAGAAACGCCCCTTCGAATCGCCCGAACAGGAAGCGATCTTGAACCTGTTGCGGACCAACGACCAATTTCAGAATCGGTTTGGGCGGCTGTTCCGCGAATATGGTCTGACCTCGTCGCAGTACAACGTGTTGCGAATCTTACGCGGCGAGGGGAACCCGCTGCCTTCGTTGGAGATCGCCGAGCGGATGATCCAAGTTGTGCCGGCGATCACCGGGCTGATCGACCGCTTGGAAAAGCAGGGGTTGGTCACGCGAAAACGCTGCCTGGAAGATCGCCGCGTGATCTACATCGAGATCACCGACAGTGCGCTGGCGCTGCTGAAACAGATCGACGAACCATTGCTCAGTCTTCACAAGCGGTTGATCGGACACCTGAACCGCACCGAACTGAAGGAACTCAGTCGGCTGCTGGAGAAGGCTCGGTTGAGTCTGCCGGGACTGGACGATTGA
- a CDS encoding exo-alpha-sialidase, producing the protein MKVTRILTRLPLVAALMFASCLTAQESDWKLLPLEYNNPGLKVDLGVGLWAWPMPMDYDGDGDIDLLVSCPDKPSNGVYYFENPSQDPAEKMPVFLPGVHVGKTSHNMQVSYVDGKPRILHTRFEYPRDEATGAFAFDKRKQIYPKGNVHENNVRGNMWRYVDYDGDGDHDIVVGAGDWSEYVWDNAYDRNGLWKNGRLRGYVYLIENAGSDQEPQYSDKPVKLQAGGGDIDVYGWPSPNFADFDGDGDLDLLCGEFLDGFTYFENIGTRTEPEYAAGSKLADDTGKPLVMDLQMITPTAFDWDGDGDLDLIVGDEDGRVALVENSGQMRGSKPVFLAPVYFQQEADTLKFGALATPAVYDWDGDGDEDILCGNTAGYIGLFENLGAGENGAPKWAAPKLLEAKQSEAADSSQVFRVLAGSDGSIQGPCEAKWGYTTLSVADWDGDQDPDVIYNSILSRVGVLRNDGGVLIDTALETGQREAPPRWYWWQTLASDTLTQWRTTPFAIDFDADGSVDLVMLDQEGFLTLRRGGKAAERIFVDENNQPLQLNTRSCGSSGRVKLTVVDWDGDGRLDVLVNSQNALWYRNCEDRDGKIVLKKVGNLARRNVAGHTSSPAVCDFNRDGKPDLLIGAENGRLYFADHNDCIAYPEEKLVAAKPKAIEEPKFPGFVSEEFVYTKASFPQCHASTICETNRGLVAAWFGGTREKDKDVGIWVSYHDGNGWSSPREWANGVQHDGLRYPCWNPVLYQSPGDGPTLLFFKVGPDPQTWWGEVMVSYDRGRSFVERKRLPEGIDGPVRCKPILLADGKTLLSGSSTEYDGWTIHFESTTLTDGQPSGTWKRVGPIEPATDFNAIQPTILQHADGRLQVLCRTKESVIVSSFSDDEGASWSKLEPIDMPNPNSGIDVVTLKDGRQLMIYNHLGSGKTGWGRRGLLNLAISDDGLAWHKVGVVERDEKGEFSYPAIIQSDDGLVHISYTWKRQRIKHVVVDPAKILAGSLLSKDNWDAE; encoded by the coding sequence ATGAAAGTGACACGAATCCTAACCCGGCTGCCCCTCGTTGCAGCGCTGATGTTTGCCAGTTGCCTGACGGCTCAAGAGAGCGACTGGAAACTGTTGCCACTGGAATACAACAACCCCGGCCTGAAGGTCGATCTGGGCGTTGGGCTGTGGGCCTGGCCGATGCCGATGGATTACGACGGTGACGGTGATATCGACTTGTTGGTGTCGTGTCCCGACAAACCCTCCAACGGCGTCTATTACTTCGAGAATCCGTCGCAAGACCCAGCTGAAAAGATGCCGGTCTTTCTCCCCGGAGTTCACGTTGGCAAGACTTCGCACAACATGCAGGTCAGCTACGTCGATGGCAAGCCGCGGATCCTGCATACCCGTTTTGAATACCCTCGCGACGAAGCGACGGGTGCGTTTGCCTTCGACAAGAGAAAGCAGATCTATCCTAAGGGGAACGTCCACGAAAACAACGTCCGCGGAAACATGTGGCGGTACGTCGATTACGATGGCGACGGTGATCACGACATCGTCGTCGGCGCCGGCGATTGGTCGGAATACGTGTGGGACAACGCTTACGATCGCAATGGCCTTTGGAAGAACGGGCGGCTGCGTGGTTACGTCTACTTGATCGAGAACGCTGGCAGCGATCAGGAGCCGCAGTATTCCGACAAGCCTGTCAAATTGCAGGCTGGTGGCGGCGATATCGACGTCTACGGCTGGCCCTCGCCCAACTTCGCCGACTTCGATGGCGATGGCGATCTCGACTTGTTGTGCGGTGAATTCCTCGACGGCTTCACCTACTTCGAGAACATCGGCACGCGGACAGAGCCAGAATACGCTGCCGGCAGCAAGTTGGCCGACGATACCGGCAAGCCGCTGGTGATGGATCTGCAGATGATTACTCCCACCGCGTTCGATTGGGATGGCGATGGCGATCTCGATTTGATCGTCGGCGATGAAGATGGACGCGTCGCGCTTGTCGAAAACAGTGGCCAGATGCGCGGCAGCAAGCCGGTCTTCTTGGCTCCCGTCTACTTTCAACAGGAAGCCGATACGCTGAAGTTTGGTGCGTTGGCGACCCCCGCAGTCTACGACTGGGATGGCGATGGCGACGAGGACATCCTGTGTGGCAACACGGCGGGATACATCGGTCTGTTCGAAAATCTTGGCGCCGGCGAGAACGGAGCGCCAAAGTGGGCCGCTCCTAAACTGCTGGAAGCGAAGCAGAGTGAAGCCGCTGACAGTTCGCAGGTCTTCCGAGTCCTCGCTGGCAGCGACGGTTCGATCCAGGGGCCGTGCGAAGCGAAGTGGGGTTACACGACGCTTTCGGTTGCCGATTGGGATGGCGATCAAGATCCCGACGTCATCTACAACTCGATCCTCTCTCGCGTCGGCGTGTTGCGGAACGACGGTGGCGTGTTGATCGACACTGCGTTGGAGACCGGACAACGCGAAGCTCCGCCAAGATGGTATTGGTGGCAGACGTTGGCGTCGGACACGTTGACCCAGTGGCGGACGACTCCATTTGCCATCGATTTCGATGCCGACGGTAGCGTCGATTTGGTGATGCTGGATCAAGAAGGATTCCTGACGCTGCGACGCGGTGGCAAAGCTGCCGAACGCATTTTTGTCGACGAGAACAATCAACCGTTGCAGTTGAACACCAGGTCGTGTGGCAGTTCGGGACGCGTCAAACTGACGGTTGTCGACTGGGACGGCGACGGGCGATTGGACGTGCTGGTCAACTCGCAGAACGCTCTTTGGTACCGCAACTGCGAAGATCGCGATGGCAAGATCGTACTGAAGAAGGTCGGCAATCTGGCGCGGCGGAACGTCGCTGGGCACACATCCAGCCCCGCGGTCTGCGACTTCAATCGCGACGGCAAACCCGATCTGTTGATCGGTGCCGAAAACGGACGACTCTATTTCGCCGACCACAACGACTGCATTGCCTATCCCGAGGAGAAGCTGGTGGCTGCAAAACCTAAGGCGATCGAGGAGCCCAAATTCCCTGGTTTTGTCAGTGAGGAATTCGTCTACACCAAAGCCAGTTTCCCGCAGTGCCATGCGTCGACGATCTGCGAGACCAATCGTGGGTTGGTGGCCGCTTGGTTCGGTGGAACGCGAGAGAAGGATAAAGACGTTGGCATCTGGGTCAGCTATCACGATGGAAACGGATGGTCGTCACCGAGGGAATGGGCCAACGGCGTGCAGCACGATGGGCTTCGGTATCCCTGCTGGAACCCCGTCCTCTACCAATCGCCTGGAGATGGGCCGACGTTGCTGTTCTTCAAAGTTGGCCCCGACCCACAAACTTGGTGGGGCGAGGTGATGGTCAGTTACGACCGTGGGCGTTCGTTTGTCGAGCGCAAACGATTGCCCGAAGGGATCGATGGCCCGGTCCGTTGCAAGCCGATCCTGTTGGCCGATGGCAAGACGCTGCTGTCGGGTTCGTCGACCGAATACGACGGTTGGACGATCCACTTCGAATCGACAACGCTGACCGATGGGCAGCCCAGCGGAACCTGGAAACGTGTCGGCCCGATCGAACCGGCGACCGATTTCAACGCGATCCAGCCGACGATCCTGCAGCACGCCGATGGGCGTTTGCAGGTGCTGTGCCGGACCAAGGAGAGCGTGATCGTCAGCAGCTTCTCCGACGACGAGGGTGCTTCGTGGTCGAAGCTGGAACCGATCGACATGCCGAATCCGAACTCGGGAATCGACGTCGTGACACTCAAGGATGGCCGTCAATTGATGATCTACAATCACCTTGGCAGCGGCAAAACCGGCTGGGGGCGACGCGGTCTGCTGAACCTGGCGATCTCCGACGACGGCCTGGCGTGGCATAAGGTCGGCGTTGTCGAACGCGATGAAAAGGGTGAATTCAGCTACCCCGCGATCATCCAATCCGACGACGGTTTGGTCCACATCAGCTACACCTGGAAGCGTCAGCGGATCAAACATGTGGTCGTCGATCCGGCAAAGATCCTTGCCGGAAGCCTGTTGAGCAAAGACAATTGGGATGCAGAGTGA
- a CDS encoding transglutaminase family protein → MKYAFFQLLAFLGVSIGAAFAQDAAAPADAPAANASPDAAVSEAAVDPESDPQAEAIVRQLRPSLVTIRVKGRDGQQRGLGSGFIVDAEGLIATNLHVISEGRRFSVETADGQSLKVLAVEASDSTHDLALVRVELQDTKLVPLQLAAADSIAQGATVMALGNPLGLEYSVVQGIVSAIRDVDDRQMIQVAMPIEFGNSGGPLVDAKGQVHGIINMKSAIQERVGFAIPIARLHELRARPNPVVIDRWARLGRLDEKRWTPQAGADWQHSSGMIQVRGSGGGIGGRSLCVSSLAIPEEPFEISVSVRLHDETGAAGLIFHRDAKDRHYGFYPSNGRLRLSCFLGPSVFSWQVLAEVDSPDFLPGQWNRLKVRIDDQGIKCYVNGKLAIESNDTQLTGGNAGLATFRSTSADFRQFRVGDISEDDQLAGPAQDWFAATASDPQKLDAVSQSELEMLADSRDASVLELARRAIQLQRQAKQMQKLAEDVRRVPVLRALGDLLTGEDEDDLLRGALLVASLDNPDLDIQAYLDRIDQMAGEIREGLAEDADPAARLKQLDRYLFEENGFHGGRDEYYHPANSHLNRVIDDREGLPITMAILYIELGRRLGLEIEGVGLPGHFVVRHIDGESEGQLIDVFERGERMSRADAARIVLQFSGRMLEGNDLRPQTTEDILIRVLRNLMGSAGRLRDAEAVLRYIDALVALRPDDGEYRMMRAAARHQTDRDHAALEDLQWLIQNQPPGIDIHEVQEMRDFLLK, encoded by the coding sequence ATGAAATACGCTTTTTTTCAATTGCTGGCATTTCTCGGAGTTTCAATCGGAGCGGCTTTCGCCCAAGATGCCGCCGCGCCAGCTGATGCTCCCGCCGCGAACGCTTCCCCCGACGCAGCGGTCAGCGAAGCGGCGGTCGATCCGGAATCGGACCCGCAGGCCGAGGCGATCGTTCGCCAATTGCGGCCCTCGCTGGTCACGATTCGTGTGAAGGGACGCGATGGGCAACAGCGTGGGCTGGGCTCGGGCTTCATCGTCGACGCCGAGGGCTTGATCGCGACGAATCTGCATGTAATCAGCGAAGGACGCCGATTTTCAGTCGAAACGGCTGACGGTCAGTCATTAAAAGTCTTGGCGGTCGAAGCGTCCGACAGCACGCACGATCTGGCGTTGGTCCGCGTCGAGCTGCAGGATACGAAACTTGTTCCGCTGCAATTGGCCGCCGCCGATTCGATCGCTCAGGGAGCGACGGTGATGGCGCTCGGGAATCCGTTGGGGCTGGAGTACAGCGTCGTGCAAGGGATCGTTTCAGCGATCCGCGATGTCGACGATCGTCAGATGATTCAGGTGGCGATGCCGATCGAATTCGGCAACAGCGGCGGACCGCTTGTCGATGCGAAGGGGCAGGTCCACGGGATCATTAATATGAAGAGCGCGATCCAAGAACGGGTCGGTTTTGCGATTCCGATCGCCCGACTGCACGAGTTGCGAGCGCGGCCGAATCCCGTCGTGATCGATCGCTGGGCGCGGTTGGGGCGGCTGGACGAAAAACGCTGGACGCCACAAGCGGGAGCCGATTGGCAGCACAGCAGCGGGATGATCCAGGTTCGCGGCAGTGGTGGCGGAATCGGCGGTCGGTCGCTGTGCGTGTCGTCGCTCGCCATTCCAGAGGAACCGTTTGAGATCTCGGTCAGCGTCCGTCTGCACGATGAAACCGGCGCGGCGGGGCTGATCTTTCACCGCGACGCGAAGGACCGACACTACGGGTTTTATCCCAGCAATGGGCGGCTGCGGTTGAGTTGCTTTCTGGGCCCTTCGGTCTTCTCTTGGCAGGTGCTGGCCGAAGTCGACTCGCCCGATTTTCTGCCGGGCCAATGGAATCGTTTGAAGGTTCGCATCGACGATCAGGGAATCAAGTGTTACGTCAACGGCAAGCTGGCGATCGAATCCAACGATACTCAATTGACCGGCGGCAACGCTGGCTTGGCGACTTTTCGGTCGACCTCGGCCGACTTCCGGCAGTTCCGCGTCGGCGATATTTCGGAAGACGATCAACTGGCCGGGCCGGCTCAAGATTGGTTCGCTGCGACGGCGTCCGATCCTCAGAAGCTCGATGCCGTTTCGCAAAGTGAGCTCGAGATGTTGGCGGACAGCCGCGACGCCAGCGTGTTGGAACTGGCGCGTCGTGCGATTCAATTACAGCGTCAAGCGAAACAGATGCAAAAGCTGGCCGAAGATGTTCGCCGGGTCCCGGTGTTGCGAGCGTTGGGCGATCTGCTGACCGGAGAGGACGAAGACGATCTGTTGCGCGGGGCGCTGTTGGTCGCGTCGTTGGACAATCCCGATCTCGATATCCAAGCCTATCTCGATCGGATCGATCAGATGGCTGGCGAGATCCGCGAGGGGCTCGCTGAAGACGCCGATCCGGCGGCGCGGCTGAAACAACTCGATCGCTATCTGTTCGAAGAGAACGGTTTTCACGGCGGCCGCGACGAATATTATCATCCCGCCAACAGCCATCTGAATCGTGTGATCGACGATCGCGAAGGGCTTCCGATCACGATGGCGATCCTGTACATCGAACTCGGTCGTCGGCTGGGGCTGGAGATCGAAGGGGTCGGATTGCCGGGGCACTTTGTCGTCCGGCATATCGATGGAGAAAGCGAAGGGCAGTTGATCGATGTCTTTGAACGGGGCGAGCGAATGTCGCGCGCCGACGCGGCTCGGATCGTGCTGCAGTTTTCCGGCCGAATGCTCGAGGGGAACGATCTTCGCCCGCAGACGACCGAAGATATTTTGATCCGCGTGCTGCGGAACCTGATGGGATCGGCGGGGCGATTGCGCGACGCCGAAGCGGTGTTGCGGTATATCGATGCCTTGGTCGCGCTGCGTCCCGACGATGGCGAATACCGGATGATGCGAGCCGCGGCGCGGCATCAGACCGATCGCGATCATGCGGCGTTGGAAGATCTTCAGTGGTTGATCCAGAACCAACCGCCGGGGATCGACATCCACGAAGTCCAAGAGATGCGTGACTTCTTGCTGAAGTAG